DNA from Brachionichthys hirsutus isolate HB-005 chromosome 3, CSIRO-AGI_Bhir_v1, whole genome shotgun sequence:
aaaaacaacaacaactgcctCACAGCCTGAGCAATACAAACGACCTTCCACCTAATGAGGTTAGCTAGCCGGAAGCTAAAAGAACGAGCCACAAAAAAGAGAGCTGTAAACAAagactgcagcagcaaaaaaagagaCGAGGGAGAGGACAGCAACCGTTTCCATGGTTTAGCAGCAGCATAAACGGGTAGAAACAAGCAGGGGACAAACAGGGCAGCCGTGACCTTCGGCTGACCCTCGACCCCGAGCGAGTGAAAACGTTCCAATGGAACAAATAGAGCACCGGAGAGAGCATCCGTCCACACTCTTAGCATTCATCCAGCCTGAAATGAGGGCGCGGCAGCAAAGTGTCTCGGCCTAGATTTGGACCTCggaataaaaagaaattaaaaaaactcCTCAAATAGACTCAGAATGAAACTCTGGAGGATCAGAtttgtgcagcagcagaaacattcATCACATTCATGCTGAAGAGACGTTCAGGCGGCGATTATATCAGGTACTTTATCAGGTTTGTACATGCAAAGGTAAAACTATAGCCCATCGATTGAGATTTTCTGCAGCTGGATATGAAACCTTTCATCTGGGCTTGTAGCACTAATTTCAATGCTTAAGTTATAAGTTATAATTTAATCGATGACTCATCAGAAAATAAACCTTTGAGgtgtcatttattattattattattattattattattattatccccCCCTCCTAATCCATGCTGTTTGGAGGACAAAATTCCTAAAGTTAAATTTAGGAGATAGTTGCTGGtatttttattgatcttttttccttttttttctgcactacAGTGCGTCACTCTAATCAATTTACATTCCACTCCCTCTACTTACAACGAGGAGCTTCTTTGTAACGTAATTTGTCGGAGTGCagtggtggagggggggggggggggggggggtgaggagacGCTGTGGTCGCTCTGATATCCTGATGTCTTTTGACCAGAAAGATTGAGCTCGAGCCATTTACGCTCCAAATGGCTGCTCGCTGCCACTGTGGAATTCAAGAGCGTCTGCTGCGTGCATTACGATGGCAGCCATCACATCGATTAGGCTTTATGGGCTTCAGTGTTCGGATGGGCTGTGTGTCAGaaagacttttgttttattgttacaTTGGAGTGAACTTTGCTCctatttttcttcttgttctgattgtccatttactgcaatgctaatgacattttcaaagtgatccagaatccaggatctcttctggatcatcccaAAATTCACTAGACAGTCAACACACATCAGGGGAACACCGTGCACATACGTTATATGTTGTTTACGTGCAGCTACCACTGGCGGGCGAGGAATCTGACTCGCATCACATCAGCCCAAAGGTTCTCCCAGAAGAGGAAATGATGTCATGAAGTGGACATGAACGACAAGCACTCGTGATGTCATAGGAAGCAAGTTTAACTGAGTTTGTGTGACTGGATGTCGTCGTCGTCGTTCATGTTATTCATGTTAAATCTTTTATATTCAATCCATTATAAAAGTTACAGCTTTGCAAATTCATGTTGTTGAAAAAGTTGCTTTGGTGTTTGTAATGAAATATTGTCCTGATTCTTTCTGGTAAAATGTGtctattagtgtgtgtgtgtgtgtgtgtgtgtgcatgtgtgtgtgtgtgcatgtgtgtgtgtgtgtgcccttcaTTTTAACACTGCCACATGACCTCATCTTATTAAAAACTGAACAGCTGGGCTTTTAGTAAATACACCAGCACaataatgaacacacacacacacatgcacacacacacacacatgcaaacacacacacacacacacgaaaatgCTGATAAACAGCCGCAGCGGCAGAGATGGAGTAACAAGCAATGCAATCAATGATCGTTTGGATGCTGGCTCAAATTGCATGGCGTCACCGTGGAAACAAGACCACAGCCCACTCACCTTGAAGCAACAGGGAGGCCAcaggtagcagcagcagcagcatcctgggGTGAAAGAAGGCTGGTGGCacctctctccacacacacacacacacacactactaaGGTGTCAGATATCCTGACTAGGACTACAGCTCTGAGAGATGGAAGCTCTCCTCTGGTTGCGGCTGCAGgaagctctgggggggggggggtcgcccgGTTGatctgctcctctcctggtcTCACACTTTTGTCTCCTCCGGCTCTAAACGAGTCTTGCTGGCTCCGGCTTCGGTCCAGCCGCCCAGTGCGTGTTCATATAGAGTTACCAGAGGGAGGACTCACTCTGAGTTTCAGGTTTCAGCCTCTGGTGGCTCCAAAAGGGCCTTTGTTTGTACGCGGTGGGCACACCCACACTCCTGTTCAGTGTGTCCTATGTGACACCAACAGGCTGGTCGCTGCCACTGATCAACAGGAAAAGCAAGTGATAAACCTGTGATCGGAgacgatgctgaggatggaagaCGCGCTGCGCGTGCGTCGGTGTGACTGTGCAGAAAAGGTCTgatgaattgaatgcatttcACGCGTGGATGACTTTGGAACATTTATCAGCACTCCCTGGCAGTTCCTTCAGATGTCATTGTGTTTTGGTTTTGGAAGAAGATGCAATTCTCAactttttgttcttgttgttgttgttgttgagttaTTGCCTCCTTTGCgttgttgcttttctttctgtttcaacACGCATCTCCTCAGATGGCGCAGTGATCCAGGAGCTGTCGGACCGAGCGGCACTGCAGGCGGCTCTGGAGCGCATGCATGGATCATGGATCACCGACACATGACATCTGTCTGTTAAAACCCCGTCAACGCATCCGAACGGTGCTCGCCGCGTCTCGGCTACCTTTGCCTGTCATGCGTCCTATAATAAACTCCTCTTTTAAAGGAATAAGTCTCCCTGGGATTCTTGGGACGTCTGGTGTCACTGATGGAGAGGTGGAGGCGCGTCCAGGCAGTCAGGATTCCCTCTGCTGCCACAGCGGGTGGGATTCCTTTTATGAGATCcttgaaacaaatattttcccTTCTCTTTAATTCTCGTCGTGCTTTTAAGACGGGTCCTCCTGGAGATGCTGCCGTCAAATGAAGGAAAGCGGTGGGacgcagagagaaagagagagagagagcgcgagagagatggagagagaaaaagagagcgagagcgagagcaagagagagagtaATGACGTTTTTATGATGTCACAAACAGAACTTTAACTCCTGTGATTCTTGTACAAAaagcaggcttttttttttttaccacgtGGATATATTTTAAGTAACTACATGGTTTAAAATATGAAGGGGAAATTTTGACGTTCTTTTTGTGCAGTTACCCTGGTTCACCGCTAGAGGGAGATGAAGCATCATCGATACACGCACAGACATAAAGAGCCTTTAAATGCCACACAATCCCGAAGCTATTTCAAACTAGATGTGCAACTAGATTGCGCAGAgaccataaataaaataaaaagtttggGTGAGGGCAGAGgtgatttttatattttatttttattttatcttaatcCCACATATTGAAGCTAATTGTTTTTATAAGATATTGCTGAGAggtattttttacatttgatcccACAAAAgtcacaattatttatttattatttggaaATAACTTAAATACTGCTATACACTTTAAGCGTGGTGAAATGTGGCTCAACTGTTCAGCTCACAACAATTATCATTTTAATGCTATATATTTGCttgtgtaataatataataaattacaatatcaatttaatatacaaatacataatataatatGTTATATTGTTAATTACAACATTTCTTAGATTCCATTAATTACgcattaataaaacaaaaacatgcctTCACAATGTGGTCGAGAACAAAGCGTTATGTAGTTTCTATGTACTGTATTTACTATGCCCATGAACGCCATTACCCATAATGCCTTCTCCCTTACGTACGCCGTCATGCGTCAGTTGGTCGCCATATAACATGGAGGATATCGTCGCTGTTGAAAAGAGCCCGGTATGACTCGCTGATCCTTTCACCCGCTTTGATTTGGAAGTTAACAGCTTtgtattattatgcttttgtgATATTGCGCTTTTGAGGGTCGCGTCCGTTTTTGTTCATCGACATCTTTTGACACCATATTGTGTGTGAACCTCGTCGAAAAGTAAACCTGCCAATTCATTCTGTACCCATGCAGTTGCTATGTCATTCAAGTTAgccgctagcattagcatgattAGTTAGACGAAATAGGCCAAGTTTTGAACCACATCTTTGACCAAATATTGGTGCAGATCATTGAGAATACGTTTATATCCTTGGTTGATTTGTTGCTAACTTCTTTAATTAGTAGCTTTTTGCTTTCGGGAGGCTTTGACGTAAGATGGCTGCACGCGAGCTAGCaaagcttagcttagcttagcatagcccGTCTATGTGCTATGTAAAGAACGAGCATATTAGTTTATCAGTATTTATTAATTCTCTGgcttttatgttgttgttgtctttgttcGTATGAAATAAAGGATATATTTTGGGTAAAGGTGTTTACTTAAATACAATAGTAACGTGACAAATGCTTTGTGATATTGTCACCGCAGCAGGAAGACATGCCGGCAGTTCTAACCTCCAGACCTCAGACGGGTCTGTCCTTCCTGGCACCAGAACCGGAAGATCTCGAGGATCTTTATAGCAGATACAAGGTCTGATcatttgttatatttatgtGTTGTAAGCTAAAACTTTGTACAAATCTATTGTCAAAATATGACAAACTCTAGAACATCATATTGTGgtcatttattaaatgttttgttctgtttctttgtgaGTTTTTTGGTGACGCTGGCTTCATAAAACGACAAGTATAAAACGGAGTTGAAACTAACTTAATACATTGCTTGCAGGCAATGTATTAAGAATTTCAGTTAAAAAAAGgtgatattaaataaaattgatcTTTTGACATAATATAGGTCTGCTTCAGAGAGAGAGTTTTGTCGTTTATTGTGAATATGATGCATGAGGGCTTTACATCTGGTCTATATTGGGTTTATGTAACATTATTTTAGTTTGAAACAATGTTTTAGTGGTTCTTCAGATCTATATCAACTATCACTATGACGCTGTGGTACTTTATCTCTTCCCCTCTTTGTTGCATGACGGTAGAAGCTACAGCAGGAACTGGAGTTTCTAGAGGTGCAGGAGGAGTACATCAAAGATGAGCAGAAAAACCTGAAGAAAGAGTTCCTGCATGctcaggaggaggtgaagaggataCAGAGTATCCCGCTCGTCATTGGCCAATTCCTGGAAGCTGTCGACCAGAATACGGCCATCGTTGGCTCGACGACGGGTAATCAAAGTCAAAAATCGAAATACCtttaatcagttaaaaaaaattatattgtgtaatgtagttttgttttattgatttgatttgatctgtCCCAACTTGGGGTAAATTGTAATATTGAGAAAACATACAAAAAGGTACTTTTAATTTTTCGAGGATTACAATTGCATAACATCACTCAGAGAGTGAGTACATAACATACAGTAGAAAATAAAGTGCAGTAAAACTCAGAAATACATCTGTGGATATAAATAAATTAGTAGATAAAGCTgagaattaaatattaatgaaatGGTTGTATGTTTGAATACTTTATGTTCAGGCATTCAGAGTATTTTTAGAAGATGCTGTCAAATGTGAATTATTCAGAGCGTACATGTTTTAAATGTCATGACTTCTATTCCTGTGCTTCGTCATCATCACCTCTTAGGGTCCAACTATTATGTGCGCATCCTGAGCACCATTGACAGAGAGCTGCTGAAGCCCAACGCCTCGGTGGCCTTGCACAAGCACAGCAACGCCCTTGTTGACGTTCTCCCTCCTGAAGCCGACAGCAGCATTATGATGCTGACGTCAGGTAAACGCAAGGTCTCGCTCTATGGTCGGAAAACACCTGGAtgggttaaaaaaacaaaaaaaaaaagtccaaatctgttcctcaatattttgcttgattattgactgatgtttatggaatttgatacggtcatgtagggtggggagctCTATCTCAAAAtgtcttctagatctgatccagaatgaggtcaggaagaaatagGAAATTCTAACATTGGAAACCATCAAAAATCAGTTCaatgattcactttgacttttcatggttggtgtataaagataccaagaacaatctagaagcttttggtgatgatccagatcaccatgtggacggtgcagatccaaTTACTAGTGGAATGAacggcttggcggaggtctgcgctctgagtgcttttccagtttgtATTATTGTTGTCCAAGAGGCTCTCGACTTTGTCCACATTTCAGAATAATCCGAGCCATCCATGAAAGTCTTTTATGAAGTTTACAGTCTTTATGCTGCAAACCTGAATTTTCCTTTTTCGCCTTGTCTTTGCTTTTCAGACCAAAAGCCGGATGTGATGTATGCGGACATCGGCGGTATGGACATTCAGAAGCAAGAAGTCAGAGAAGCTGTCGAGCTGCCACTCACACACTTTGAGCTCTACAAACAGGTCGGGCGTTCGATTGAAATGTCACATTTGCATGTTTGAATGGAGTTTACATTTAAACTGATGCTTATTAACTTGGATCTCCTTCCTTTCTCAGATTGGCATCGACCCACCCAGGGGTGTCCTGATGTACGGACCTCCAGGCTGTGGTAAGACCATGCTGGCCAAGGCTGTGGCTCACCACACTACAGGTAGGTCCTTCACGTCAGACACCAGTTTGTTTCTATTAGAAGTTACGGCCTTGATGCTTCACTTTtggacatttgtttgtgtttttatagtgACGAATTGTAATGAATTCAGTCTTAAAAATGCTGCATGGATCCAAACACTGGCATATGAACATTATATCAGAATTTAAAATGGCTCTAATTATTACAGACCACAAGTTCTATAAACGGTAAACAGTGTTGGGTTGTTGTGTTGATAATAAATCCATATGGTGAACTACAACACGAATCGGTGTGTCCTCAGCGGCGTTCATCCGCGTGGTGGGCTCCGAGTTTGTCCAGAAGTATTTGGGTGAAGGCCCTCGGATGGTGCGTGATGTCTTCCGACTGGCGAAGGAAAATGCCCCCGCCATCATCTTCATCGACGAGATCGACGCCATCGCCACAAAGCGTTTTGATGCGCAGACTGGAGGTACGAGAAGAATGACGACACTTCAAACCAGACTTTCCAGACTCAAAGATTGTTGAATATATGTTTGTGGGGCCTTTTTTGTACAATTTTTGTGGCCTTTTCATATTTTGGAAATTCAAAGGATTGTATTTTATCTcgatattttaattttagaaattgaatttatcaaaaataaacagacgaatttaaacattttttttaactgtctGTCTTCAATGGAATTCCCTTAAGGCGGGGATCCAAG
Protein-coding regions in this window:
- the psmc4 gene encoding 26S proteasome regulatory subunit 6B isoform X2 codes for the protein MEDIVAVEKSPEDMPAVLTSRPQTGLSFLAPEPEDLEDLYSRYKKLQQELEFLEVQEEYIKDEQKNLKKEFLHAQEEVKRIQSIPLVIGQFLEAVDQNTAIVGSTTGSNYYVRILSTIDRELLKPNASVALHKHSNALVDVLPPEADSSIMMLTSDQKPDVMYADIGGMDIQKQEVREAVELPLTHFELYKQIGIDPPRGVLMYGPPGCGKTMLAKAVAHHTTAAFIRVVGSEFVQKYLGEGPRMVRDVFRLAKENAPAIIFIDEIDAIATKRFDAQTGADREVQRILLELLNQMDGFDQNVNVKVIMATNRADTLDPALLRPGRLDRKIEFPLPDRRQKRLIFSTITSKMNLSEEVDLEDYVARPDKISGADINSICQEAGMLAVRENRYIVLAKDFEKAYKTVIKKDEQEHEFYK
- the psmc4 gene encoding 26S proteasome regulatory subunit 6B isoform X3; this encodes MPAVLTSRPQTGLSFLAPEPEDLEDLYSRYKKLQQELEFLEVQEEYIKDEQKNLKKEFLHAQEEVKRIQSIPLVIGQFLEAVDQNTAIVGSTTGSNYYVRILSTIDRELLKPNASVALHKHSNALVDVLPPEADSSIMMLTSDQKPDVMYADIGGMDIQKQEVREAVELPLTHFELYKQIGIDPPRGVLMYGPPGCGKTMLAKAVAHHTTAAFIRVVGSEFVQKYLGEGPRMVRDVFRLAKENAPAIIFIDEIDAIATKRFDAQTGADREVQRILLELLNQMDGFDQNVNVKVIMATNRADTLDPALLRPGRLDRKIEFPLPDRRQKRLIFSTITSKMNLSEEVDLEDYVARPDKISGADINSICQEAGMLAVRENRYIVLAKDFEKAYKTVIKKDEQEHEFYK
- the psmc4 gene encoding 26S proteasome regulatory subunit 6B isoform X1; amino-acid sequence: MEDIVAVEKSPQEDMPAVLTSRPQTGLSFLAPEPEDLEDLYSRYKKLQQELEFLEVQEEYIKDEQKNLKKEFLHAQEEVKRIQSIPLVIGQFLEAVDQNTAIVGSTTGSNYYVRILSTIDRELLKPNASVALHKHSNALVDVLPPEADSSIMMLTSDQKPDVMYADIGGMDIQKQEVREAVELPLTHFELYKQIGIDPPRGVLMYGPPGCGKTMLAKAVAHHTTAAFIRVVGSEFVQKYLGEGPRMVRDVFRLAKENAPAIIFIDEIDAIATKRFDAQTGADREVQRILLELLNQMDGFDQNVNVKVIMATNRADTLDPALLRPGRLDRKIEFPLPDRRQKRLIFSTITSKMNLSEEVDLEDYVARPDKISGADINSICQEAGMLAVRENRYIVLAKDFEKAYKTVIKKDEQEHEFYK